The Paraburkholderia sabiae genome includes a region encoding these proteins:
- a CDS encoding heme-dependent oxidative N-demethylase family protein has protein sequence MAIDFKTDETFRDTFTFRNSDEAILRFPFPFPEDAYMYSINIEPHVKEGNSPVFLSTFDIDEHYVAECRDRALTLERDPLRCQVLDHMGPAQWDTLELIMESLAEDYPEHFSLTRNGDQWTWINRPLGLEQTFTFGDASTLPCSPFEYVTRQAQGDYVLIDQRDDNLFMDGGMVTTQADWSLDFDLGMNFMEWHGPVPLAHQAGIFERALKFLLRLQLGAPVRRLNWTMTVNPRLDTSPEHYHEWGRDRASVTPENVGDKLHLRVELQTLFRLPRSNAILFCVRCYLIGVGELARVPKWGKRLHRVLSTLPPELADYKGITRYRQTAIEYLAPLDDGSALSKGTHPEVERLGVEVD, from the coding sequence ATGGCAATCGACTTCAAGACGGATGAAACCTTCCGCGACACCTTCACGTTTCGCAACAGCGACGAGGCGATCCTGCGTTTTCCGTTTCCGTTCCCCGAAGACGCGTACATGTACTCGATCAATATCGAGCCGCATGTGAAGGAAGGCAACTCGCCCGTGTTCCTGTCGACTTTCGACATCGACGAGCACTACGTGGCCGAGTGCCGCGACCGCGCGCTGACGCTCGAACGCGATCCGTTGCGCTGTCAGGTGCTGGACCACATGGGGCCGGCGCAATGGGACACGCTCGAACTGATCATGGAAAGTCTCGCGGAAGACTACCCCGAGCATTTTTCGCTGACACGTAACGGCGATCAATGGACGTGGATCAACCGTCCGCTCGGTCTCGAACAGACCTTCACGTTCGGCGATGCGAGCACGCTGCCGTGTTCACCGTTCGAATATGTCACGCGTCAGGCGCAGGGCGACTACGTGCTGATCGATCAGCGCGACGACAACCTGTTCATGGACGGCGGCATGGTCACGACCCAGGCGGACTGGTCGCTCGACTTCGATCTCGGCATGAACTTCATGGAATGGCACGGCCCGGTGCCCCTCGCGCATCAGGCAGGCATCTTCGAGCGCGCGCTGAAGTTCCTGCTGCGCCTGCAACTGGGCGCGCCCGTGCGCCGCCTGAACTGGACGATGACGGTGAATCCGCGCCTCGATACGTCGCCTGAGCATTACCACGAATGGGGCCGCGACCGCGCGAGCGTGACGCCGGAGAACGTCGGCGACAAGCTGCATCTGCGCGTGGAATTGCAGACGCTGTTCCGCCTGCCGCGCAGCAACGCAATTCTCTTTTGCGTGCGCTGCTATCTGATCGGTGTCGGCGAACTGGCGCGCGTGCCGAAGTGGGGCAAGCGCCTGCATCGTGTGCTGTCGACGCTGCCGCCGGAGCTTGCCGATTACAAGGGCATCACGCGCTACCGGCAGACGGCCATCGAATACCTTGCGCCGCTCGACGATGGCAGCGCGCTGTCGAAGGGCACGCATCCCGAGGTCGAGCGGCTCGGGGTGGAAGTCGACTAG
- a CDS encoding dimethylamine monooxygenase subunit DmmA family protein: MMSTNKSRPEYVRLAPDLHGTRHWFITNGASAEDCVRASLALAGLAPMEVWEVQDPKRHGAGVTFHEARERTFADDASLFAALDEALRDPAVATVGLRLYVLGSEPFIWSVRRIADHYALASEAVQVQHSGTLQRRVYCIHCHAFNDAVTRNVVTCNGCGLQLLVRDHFSRRLAAFMGVQADAEVAGELPAISQPYL, from the coding sequence ATGATGTCGACCAACAAGAGCCGGCCCGAGTACGTGCGGCTGGCTCCCGATCTGCACGGCACGCGCCACTGGTTCATCACGAACGGCGCGAGCGCCGAGGATTGCGTCCGCGCGAGCCTCGCGCTCGCCGGGCTCGCGCCGATGGAAGTGTGGGAGGTGCAGGATCCAAAGCGGCACGGCGCGGGTGTCACGTTCCACGAGGCGAGAGAACGCACCTTCGCCGACGACGCCTCACTGTTTGCCGCGCTCGACGAGGCGTTGCGCGATCCCGCCGTGGCGACCGTCGGCCTGCGTCTCTACGTGCTCGGCAGCGAGCCGTTCATCTGGTCGGTCCGGCGCATCGCGGATCATTACGCGCTCGCGTCGGAAGCCGTCCAGGTGCAGCACAGCGGCACGCTGCAGCGCCGCGTCTACTGCATTCACTGTCACGCGTTCAATGATGCCGTGACACGGAACGTCGTGACGTGCAACGGTTGCGGACTGCAACTCCTCGTGCGCGATCATTTTTCACGGCGCCTCGCGGCGTTCATGGGCGTGCAGGCGGATGCCGAAGTAGCCGGCGAACTGCCTGCCATCTCACAGCCCTATCTGTAG
- a CDS encoding aminomethyltransferase family protein yields MTRQSILNARHRELGSKLDGDSWNDMPIPWYYSGDPYDDVVAVRTAAGLYDISALNIVRVSGPDAAAVIDSICAVDVSRMKPGTARLAAEVDERGGVCDDLMVIYDAPQHFRLSHGGGTTQTLLERAAHKRNVEWRQDFDVHMLSLQGPRSTDILQPHIGIELNKLPYFAHVETQLFGRKIIVSRGGYSGEQGFEVSCAAADAVALWDGILEAGKPHGAVPASWMSLEIARIEAALLFYPFDMPEGDTTPWELNLDWMVDVDKAGDYVGKQALLAARGKERVKQAGVVVKHDAAVSAGSPIYIGDEQVGVVTSSIFSRYLMQSLAMVHLKPYHTALGTKVEIRDAAGKFSGVVSKTPFYDPMRLRTRVAA; encoded by the coding sequence ATGACAAGGCAATCCATTCTCAACGCCCGTCATCGCGAGCTCGGTTCGAAGCTCGATGGCGACTCCTGGAACGACATGCCGATTCCCTGGTACTACTCGGGCGATCCGTATGACGACGTGGTGGCCGTGCGCACGGCAGCGGGCCTCTACGACATCAGCGCGCTCAACATCGTGCGCGTGTCGGGCCCCGATGCGGCCGCCGTGATCGACAGCATCTGCGCCGTCGACGTGAGCCGCATGAAGCCGGGCACCGCGCGGCTCGCCGCCGAAGTCGACGAGCGCGGCGGCGTCTGCGACGACCTGATGGTGATCTACGACGCTCCGCAGCATTTCAGGCTTTCGCATGGCGGCGGCACCACGCAGACGCTGCTCGAACGCGCCGCGCACAAGCGCAACGTCGAATGGCGCCAGGACTTCGACGTTCACATGCTGTCGCTGCAAGGTCCGCGTTCGACCGACATTCTCCAGCCGCACATCGGCATCGAACTGAACAAGCTGCCCTACTTCGCGCACGTCGAGACGCAACTGTTCGGCCGCAAGATCATCGTGTCGCGCGGCGGCTATTCGGGTGAACAGGGCTTCGAAGTGTCGTGCGCCGCCGCCGACGCCGTCGCGCTGTGGGACGGCATTCTCGAAGCGGGCAAGCCGCACGGCGCCGTGCCTGCGTCGTGGATGTCGCTGGAAATCGCACGCATCGAAGCCGCGCTGCTGTTCTATCCGTTCGACATGCCCGAAGGCGACACCACGCCGTGGGAGCTGAATCTCGACTGGATGGTCGACGTCGACAAGGCAGGCGACTACGTCGGCAAGCAGGCCTTGCTCGCGGCGCGCGGCAAGGAACGCGTGAAGCAGGCAGGCGTGGTGGTCAAGCACGACGCGGCTGTGAGCGCCGGTTCGCCGATCTATATCGGCGACGAGCAGGTCGGCGTCGTGACGAGTTCGATTTTCAGCCGCTATCTGATGCAATCGCTCGCGATGGTGCACCTGAAGCCGTATCACACGGCGCTCGGCACCAAGGTCGAGATTCGCGACGCGGCCGGCAAGTTCAGCGGCGTCGTCAGCAAGACGCCGTTCTACGACCCGATGCGCCTGCGCACCCGCGTCGCCGCCTGA
- a CDS encoding APC family permease, with protein MSAVSEDYVAEAADGTLHRKISWTGAFWVASGVPALVLFSIGSIAATVGKLSWAVWIVSIGLGFIQSFSYAEIAGLFPHKSGGASVYGAIAWVRYSKLFAPLSVWCNWFAWSPVLAIGSGLAAGYILSVLFPADAAINTWQVTLVSLDWIRSGLSLRINSTFILGAVVLLITFAIQHRGILNAARIQTILGVAALVPLILVGTVPLFSGDLPLHNLFPLVPFAKDSAGQIVDGTWDRAGITLMAGGLFIAAWSTYGFETAVCYTREFRDPKVDTFKAILYSGLLCIFVFTIVPLAFQGVLGLGHMVTPAVKDAAGNIVTPAVYDGMLSPDIYSGMGVAKAMAPMIHGGLLVERVLIVMLVLALVLAIMTSMAGSSRTLYQASVDGWLPKYLSHVNEHGAPTRAMWTDLCFNLVLLLMSDYVFVLAMSNVGYIIFNFLNLNSAWIHRMDRPDWSRPFRAPNWLLALGTLFSFVNLALLGMGADIWGSGTLISGLCFAALILPVFLFRHYVTDKGHFPDAMKEDMQLVGSQRVARRAGILPYVTVAAGIMVVAVTHSLAIY; from the coding sequence ATGAGTGCGGTTTCCGAAGACTACGTTGCCGAGGCAGCGGACGGTACCTTGCATCGAAAGATCAGCTGGACGGGTGCATTCTGGGTGGCGAGCGGCGTGCCCGCGCTCGTGCTCTTTTCGATCGGCTCGATCGCGGCGACGGTCGGCAAGCTGTCGTGGGCGGTGTGGATCGTCTCGATCGGTCTGGGCTTCATCCAGTCGTTCTCGTATGCCGAGATCGCCGGTCTCTTTCCTCACAAGTCGGGTGGGGCGTCGGTGTACGGCGCGATCGCGTGGGTTCGCTATTCGAAGCTGTTCGCGCCCCTGTCGGTCTGGTGCAACTGGTTCGCGTGGTCGCCCGTGCTGGCGATCGGATCGGGGCTCGCGGCGGGCTACATTCTCTCCGTGCTGTTCCCCGCCGACGCCGCGATCAACACATGGCAGGTCACGCTGGTGAGTCTCGACTGGATCCGTTCGGGCCTGAGCCTGCGGATCAATTCGACCTTCATACTCGGCGCGGTCGTGTTGCTGATCACGTTCGCGATCCAGCACCGCGGCATTCTGAATGCGGCGCGCATCCAGACGATACTCGGCGTGGCCGCACTGGTGCCGCTGATTCTCGTCGGCACGGTGCCGCTCTTCAGTGGTGATCTGCCGCTGCACAATCTGTTTCCGCTCGTGCCGTTCGCGAAGGACAGCGCCGGACAGATCGTCGACGGCACCTGGGATCGCGCAGGCATCACGCTGATGGCGGGCGGGCTGTTCATTGCGGCGTGGTCCACGTACGGTTTCGAAACGGCCGTCTGCTACACGCGTGAATTCCGCGATCCGAAGGTCGATACGTTCAAGGCGATTCTGTATTCCGGGCTTCTGTGCATCTTCGTGTTCACGATCGTGCCGCTGGCGTTCCAGGGCGTGCTGGGTCTCGGCCACATGGTCACGCCCGCCGTCAAGGATGCTGCGGGCAATATCGTCACGCCCGCCGTGTACGACGGCATGCTGTCGCCCGATATCTACAGCGGCATGGGCGTCGCGAAAGCGATGGCGCCGATGATCCACGGCGGCCTGCTGGTCGAGCGCGTGCTGATCGTGATGCTGGTGCTGGCGCTCGTGCTGGCCATCATGACGTCGATGGCGGGTTCGTCGCGCACGCTGTATCAGGCGTCCGTCGACGGCTGGCTGCCGAAGTACCTGTCGCACGTCAACGAACACGGCGCGCCGACCCGCGCGATGTGGACGGACCTGTGCTTCAACCTGGTCCTGCTGTTGATGTCCGACTATGTGTTCGTGCTGGCGATGTCGAATGTCGGCTACATCATCTTCAACTTCCTGAACCTGAATTCAGCGTGGATTCACCGCATGGACCGCCCGGACTGGAGCCGGCCGTTCCGCGCGCCGAACTGGCTGCTCGCGCTCGGTACGCTGTTCTCGTTCGTCAATCTGGCGCTGCTCGGCATGGGTGCGGATATCTGGGGTTCCGGCACGCTGATCTCGGGCCTGTGCTTCGCGGCGCTGATCCTGCCCGTGTTCCTGTTCCGCCACTACGTGACCGACAAGGGGCATTTCCCCGATGCGATGAAGGAAGACATGCAGCTCGTCGGCTCGCAACGCGTCGCGCGGCGCGCAGGCATCCTGCCTTACGTGACGGTCGCGGCGGGCATCATGGTGGTTGCGGTCACGCATAGTCTCGCCATCTACTGA
- a CDS encoding PDR/VanB family oxidoreductase, whose translation MNASRTIPVRVARVEPVTQDVRRFTLECANGGRLPAYSAGSHVVVTMRGKERVWRNAYSLTTPAGARDAYQIMVRRVPQSRGGSAFMHSEVREGSELDISMPSNFFPIARRGAKHVMIAGGIGLTPFLSMLPELAQTGARVEMHLCCRPEDEASFGELVANRTTGGIAIYTDLCDANERFGAMLAAQPAGTHLYTCGPEGLMSGVASTARALGWPASHFHQESFGGGSHGAPFTAVLAQSGREVKVRSDESLLEALEREGVDAPYMCRGGACGTCALDVLEGEPDHRDFCLGEAERATGCQMLPCVSRARGERLVLNI comes from the coding sequence ATGAATGCTTCGAGAACGATCCCCGTGCGAGTCGCACGCGTCGAACCGGTGACGCAGGATGTGCGACGCTTTACGCTCGAATGCGCGAATGGAGGACGGCTTCCCGCGTATTCGGCGGGCAGCCATGTCGTCGTGACGATGCGCGGCAAGGAGCGCGTCTGGCGCAACGCCTATTCGCTCACGACGCCCGCCGGTGCGCGCGACGCGTATCAGATCATGGTGCGGCGCGTGCCCCAGTCGCGCGGCGGTTCGGCCTTCATGCACAGCGAAGTGCGCGAAGGCAGCGAACTCGACATTTCGATGCCGTCGAACTTCTTCCCGATCGCGCGACGCGGCGCGAAGCACGTGATGATCGCGGGCGGCATCGGCCTCACGCCGTTCCTGTCGATGCTGCCCGAGCTGGCGCAGACGGGCGCGCGCGTCGAGATGCATCTGTGCTGCCGTCCTGAAGACGAGGCGTCGTTCGGCGAACTGGTCGCCAATCGTACGACGGGCGGTATCGCCATCTACACCGACCTGTGCGACGCGAACGAGCGCTTCGGCGCGATGCTCGCCGCGCAGCCGGCGGGCACGCATCTCTATACCTGCGGACCGGAAGGCCTGATGAGCGGCGTCGCGAGCACGGCCCGCGCGCTGGGCTGGCCCGCGAGTCATTTCCATCAGGAGAGCTTCGGCGGCGGCTCGCACGGCGCGCCCTTTACGGCCGTGCTCGCGCAAAGCGGGCGCGAGGTCAAGGTGCGCAGCGACGAAAGCCTGCTCGAAGCGCTGGAGCGCGAAGGCGTGGACGCCCCGTACATGTGCCGCGGCGGCGCATGCGGCACCTGCGCGCTCGACGTGCTCGAAGGCGAGCCCGATCATCGCGACTTCTGTCTCGGCGAGGCCGAGCGGGCCACGGGTTGTCAGATGCTGCCCTGTGTGTCGCGTGCGCGGGGCGAACGCCTCGTGCTGAACATCTAA
- a CDS encoding porin → MNDLPRYAALMALCLCGTSGTSYAQSSVTLYGVLDDGLNYTSNAGGHHAFAMVSGDTAETSFGLKGTEDLGGGLSAIFTLENGVNLNNGQLNEGGRLFGRQAFVGLSSEPAGTLTFGRQYDATIDMWSPFTAAGSSIGDLAAHPFDNDNADFDFRLNNSVKYVSPTLAGFQLEGVYGFSNATNFSSNRAYSAGVTYSTGPLSVAVAYLHLNGAGSGTDGAVTSDAVFVATRQQNIDAGVKWTFSNNANIALAYSHVDVRSPTGNGYAPDIGTQTWTSWKFDNIEVNGQYYFQPDLSLIGAYTFTHGKLESTAGSDSPNWHQVALMLNYSLSKRTSVYVQGAWQHTNANTGTDLDGAHIVGSSGLSSSGNQVVARLAMSHKF, encoded by the coding sequence ATGAATGACTTACCTCGCTATGCAGCGCTTATGGCCTTGTGCCTGTGTGGAACCAGCGGAACCAGCTATGCGCAAAGCTCCGTCACGCTCTACGGCGTGCTCGACGACGGCCTGAACTACACCAGCAACGCCGGCGGCCACCATGCTTTCGCGATGGTCAGCGGCGATACGGCCGAAACGAGCTTCGGACTGAAGGGAACGGAAGATCTCGGCGGCGGACTGAGCGCGATCTTCACGCTCGAAAACGGTGTCAACCTGAACAACGGCCAGCTCAACGAAGGCGGCCGGCTGTTCGGGCGGCAAGCCTTCGTCGGCCTGTCGTCGGAACCGGCGGGCACGCTCACGTTCGGGCGGCAATACGACGCAACGATCGACATGTGGAGTCCGTTCACCGCCGCAGGAAGCTCGATCGGCGATCTGGCCGCGCATCCGTTCGATAACGACAACGCGGACTTCGACTTCCGGCTCAACAACTCGGTGAAGTACGTCTCGCCGACACTGGCCGGCTTCCAGCTCGAAGGCGTGTATGGCTTCAGCAACGCGACCAACTTCTCGTCGAACCGCGCGTACAGCGCGGGCGTGACTTACAGTACGGGTCCGTTGTCCGTGGCGGTTGCCTATCTGCATCTGAACGGTGCGGGCAGCGGCACGGACGGCGCCGTGACCTCCGATGCCGTGTTCGTTGCGACGAGGCAGCAGAACATCGACGCGGGCGTGAAATGGACGTTCTCCAACAACGCCAATATTGCGCTCGCGTATTCGCACGTCGACGTCAGGTCGCCCACGGGTAACGGCTACGCGCCGGACATCGGCACGCAGACCTGGACGTCATGGAAATTCGACAACATCGAGGTCAACGGACAGTATTATTTCCAACCCGATCTCTCGCTGATCGGCGCCTACACGTTCACGCACGGCAAGCTCGAATCCACCGCCGGCAGCGACAGCCCGAACTGGCATCAGGTTGCGCTGATGCTGAACTACAGCCTCAGCAAGCGAACCTCGGTCTACGTGCAGGGCGCGTGGCAACACACCAATGCGAATACGGGCACCGATCTCGATGGCGCGCATATCGTCGGGTCGAGCGGGCTGTCGTCGAGCGGAAACCAGGTCGTTGCGCGCCTGGCGATGTCGCACAAGTTCTAG